Part of the Virgibacillus necropolis genome, ACCTGGTAACATGATCTGAGACACCTATATTGCTGTGGTCCTTTGGAGAGTGGTAAGAAAAAATGAACCACAAGCTACTCTAAAACCTTCGATTCATTTGAAGATTATACAAGTTATCATTTGGCATTCTATATCCAGTTATTTTTTGTTAAAGCATATGCAATAACTCCTGCACTATATTTCAATAACAAAATAAGGTATAACTTACTTAATATGCTATCCTATAGGTAGGGAATTAGTTTTAACTATACACGTTCGAGGTAGGGGAAATCTTATTGAGAATGATTTTAATCAATTATTTGTAGCGAACCATAATTGTTGTCTAGTATAAATTATCTATTAGGAGGTATGTTAAATGATTAAAAAAGTCAAAGTTCAATCCTCTGATAATTTTTCTTATAAGGTTGGAAAAGCAGTCGAATCGATTAGTGTTGTTGCTCCTTCCGTAAAGGGAATAGAAGAAGTAGGTAAAGTTGTATATAAGCGAAAGGCTGAATATAAAAAACCCAAGCTAGCTCGTCCTTAATTTGAATGGAATTTTTTTGATTATAAAGTTAAATTTCCTGCTCATCACTTAATCGATGGTGAGCATTTTTTGTGTTCAAAATAGTTCATTCCAATATCCTGATTTAAAACTTAAATGATTTTTCGATGCAATTTCTTCGACAGTTAAAGTCGTAAGTAGCTGATTGATAATGAAATTGTTATTGCTAAATTCAATCATTTCAATTCAGTAAATATTTCACTTGAATAAGGCCAACAATATTTCCTCAAGCATTCAAACCACTTATACAATTAAACTTTATCCATAATAAAAGTAAACGTGCTTTTCTCATTTCTTCTATCTAGATAAAATTGTTATCTAATACAATTACGTAGGCAATACTTTGCAAACTTTCATTTGACAATAATTACACAGCGAAACAGCTTCACAACTACCATTGAGGAGTTTATTATAATAGATGAGGTTAGGCATATACTTTATGTGTTCAGTTTTTGCAAAAACTAAGGAGCGGCATGCCAATGACTTTAAGTAAAAGAAGCATCTTTATCCTTAACCAACTTTTGAATGCACCTTCACATGTAAACCCCGAGGAACTACAGACAAAATTACAGGTATCCAAACGGACGGTTTATTATGATGTGCAGCAAATCAATGACTGGTTGGAAGATCATCAGTTGAATCCGATAAACAGGCATTACGGTAAAGGTATTTATCTTGATGAAAACACAAAAAAACAGTTACCTCGTTTTCTGTATGAAATCGAGGGACGGCATTACCATCTGTCGACAGATGAGCGTCTAGCATGGATAACCGTTTTATTGCTTAGCCACAAGAAAAAGTATTTTTCAAATGACTTCGCAGAAACGCTAGAGGTTAGCAGAAGCACTGTCACCCATGACATTGCTAAACTTAGAAAAGAGCTTTCGCCGCTCGGGCTCGAAGTGTTGTCTACCAAGAAGGGTGGCTACACTATTGCTGGAGGCGAGAAAGATAAACGACAGGCATTTGTACGTTATTATTCTGAATTGTATACGCTTCAGGGTTGGGAGCGGCTGTCCTCTGAAGTTGTTGAATCGTTGGATGGTCCTGCTGTTGATAACAACATCCAGGGTGTTACAGGCACCTTACCTTTCTTGTTCCCAATTGTGAAGCAATGGGTGACAGAAGCGGAAAAACTAATTCATGTTAGCTACACGGATGAAATGCATGATAATTTAGCGATTAAATCGGTAATTATTTGTAAGCGTTTAAAAAATGGTGATCAGATTACCCTTGAGGATGAAGAAAAGGAAGCGCTTAGCCAAACCGAAGAATATAAAGTTGCACGACATATTGCAAATCGACTTAGTATGCATATGGACATTGAATGGCCGGAAGATGAAATTTGTTTTTTAACAATGAATTTGTTAGGTGCAAAAGTAAATACGTCAAAATTGCCAGACGAAACTGTCCAGGAGCTCGGACAATTAAAACAGGTTATTCGAGCATTAGTTTCCGAATTTCAAAATCGTGCTTACGTGATTTTCGAGGATAGAGGGCAATTGGAAGAGCAGTTATTTATCCATTTGAAACCTACGTATTATCGAATGAAATACGGTGTTTTTGTGGAAAATCTACTTACTCCAGAAATCAAGCAAAACTATGGAGAAGTTTTTGATATTACAAAAAAAGTGGTTCATCACTTAGAAAAGCTAGTAGGTCAATCGTTGAGTAATGATGAAACAGCCTATATTGCTATGCACTTTGGGGGATGGTTAAGTAAACATAACAAACAAATTACTCCAAAGAAAAAGGGTATTGTAGTCTGCGAGAACGGTGTGGGTACTTCGAATATCCTAAGGTCACAACTCGATACGTTGTTTTCATCAATTGAGATTGTACAAAGCGTTTCTTATAGAAGTTATATCAATGGTAACTTTGATGATATTGATTATGTTTTTTCAACAAAGCCAACCCCAGACAATCCTAAAGTCATTCCGGTTAGTCCGATATTGGATGATGCAGAAAAAGAGCGGTTATTTAAACAAATTCAACAGGAATCTGACCAGAAAAGAAAACATCCTCTTTACCCAGAGGACCTTATAGCTGTTGTTCAACAACATGCAGATATAAAAAATTTAGAAGGTTTAACATTCGATTTAAAACAAATTTTGAATCACAATCACACAAGTATAAGGGAGTTCAGAAAGCCAATGCTTAACGAAGTTCTATCAGAAAATAGCATTCAACAAACAAAGAAGGTACAGAGTTGGAAAGAAGCGATTAGAATTGCTGCACAGCCTTTGAAAGAACAGGAATATATTGAAGACACCTATATCAAAGCGATGATTGAAAATGTGGAAGAAAGCGGTCCCTATATTGTGATTGCTCCTAAAATAGCTGTCCCACACGCCCGACCTGAGGCAGGAGTCCAGAAGATGGCTATGAGTTTATTAACAATTGAAGAGGGAGTCTATTTTTCAGATAGTGAAGACCATTTTGTGCAAATGGTAATTGTCCTTGCGGCAGTGGATAATGACACTCACTTAAAAGCATTGTCGCAATTAACAGAGTTAATTTCAGATCAAAACAGGGTGGATGAAATAATTCAA contains:
- a CDS encoding BglG family transcription antiterminator, which translates into the protein MTLSKRSIFILNQLLNAPSHVNPEELQTKLQVSKRTVYYDVQQINDWLEDHQLNPINRHYGKGIYLDENTKKQLPRFLYEIEGRHYHLSTDERLAWITVLLLSHKKKYFSNDFAETLEVSRSTVTHDIAKLRKELSPLGLEVLSTKKGGYTIAGGEKDKRQAFVRYYSELYTLQGWERLSSEVVESLDGPAVDNNIQGVTGTLPFLFPIVKQWVTEAEKLIHVSYTDEMHDNLAIKSVIICKRLKNGDQITLEDEEKEALSQTEEYKVARHIANRLSMHMDIEWPEDEICFLTMNLLGAKVNTSKLPDETVQELGQLKQVIRALVSEFQNRAYVIFEDRGQLEEQLFIHLKPTYYRMKYGVFVENLLTPEIKQNYGEVFDITKKVVHHLEKLVGQSLSNDETAYIAMHFGGWLSKHNKQITPKKKGIVVCENGVGTSNILRSQLDTLFSSIEIVQSVSYRSYINGNFDDIDYVFSTKPTPDNPKVIPVSPILDDAEKERLFKQIQQESDQKRKHPLYPEDLIAVVQQHADIKNLEGLTFDLKQILNHNHTSIREFRKPMLNEVLSENSIQQTKKVQSWKEAIRIAAQPLKEQEYIEDTYIKAMIENVEESGPYIVIAPKIAVPHARPEAGVQKMAMSLLTIEEGVYFSDSEDHFVQMVIVLAAVDNDTHLKALSQLTELISDQNRVDEIIQATDKKTIINLINQVSI